The following are encoded in a window of Rubellicoccus peritrichatus genomic DNA:
- a CDS encoding endonuclease/exonuclease/phosphatase family protein: MTTRLKLLTFNIAHGRGLSLYQGLQKEKRIRNNLTRIARVIRESGADLVALQEVDQDSHWNKQLDLLEIIREESGFEHLLYGINTRRSGKRHLAYGNGILSRHPVHIWENNPFGTASLGEKGFLYAEIDIAGHHLPLINLHLDYKSRKKRIEQVEQIISFITDKPHPGNNGNTLAPIICGDFNSRSAPLGDAVSHLFRFVQRHGDYKIYPRQARTFPAHFPSKGIDFIMLPYPYQMTESKVIKTKTSDHLPVLVEFELAD, from the coding sequence ATGACTACCCGTTTGAAGCTGTTGACCTTTAATATTGCCCACGGACGCGGCCTTTCCCTTTATCAGGGACTGCAAAAGGAAAAACGGATTCGCAATAACCTGACTCGCATTGCCAGGGTGATTCGCGAGTCAGGCGCTGATCTTGTAGCCCTACAAGAGGTCGATCAGGACTCCCATTGGAACAAACAGCTCGACCTGCTGGAAATTATCCGAGAAGAGAGCGGCTTTGAGCATTTGCTCTACGGCATTAACACACGACGAAGCGGCAAAAGGCATCTGGCTTATGGAAATGGTATCCTTTCGCGTCACCCGGTTCATATCTGGGAGAACAATCCTTTTGGCACAGCATCACTGGGAGAGAAGGGGTTTCTCTATGCAGAAATCGATATTGCCGGCCATCACCTGCCCTTGATTAACCTGCATTTGGATTACAAATCCCGTAAAAAGCGGATCGAGCAAGTGGAGCAGATTATCAGCTTCATCACTGACAAGCCTCATCCTGGCAACAACGGCAACACATTAGCCCCGATCATCTGTGGGGACTTCAATTCACGCTCTGCTCCATTAGGGGACGCAGTGAGCCACCTTTTTCGTTTTGTCCAACGGCATGGCGATTACAAAATCTACCCAAGGCAGGCCCGGACTTTCCCCGCGCATTTCCCAAGCAAAGGCATTGATTTCATCATGCTGCCCTACCCCTACCAGATGACAGAGTCCAAAGTGATTAAAACCAAAACCTCGGATCACCTGCCTGTTTTAGTAGAATTTGAACTTGCGGATTGA
- a CDS encoding phospholipase D-like domain-containing protein has product MFLDLWTLLVDGANDSVRWIWVFLTTHFVTLLGFAMGLLVMGQLIRERRQTSNIFAWFLLIVFMPFVGAILYFLFGGTKSRFVLKNKSRVRNYAAAIAEKGHSDIAPDPARPFEFQRMEGNSFELLPDNVTCFEALCREIENAEKSIHVMTYILGNDEAGRRVVDLLAKRASEGIEVKLLIDAVGSMGRGGRFVDPIRKAGGRAVRFMPVIPFHTKTSANLRNHRKMAIFDRKRLITGGQNIDTRFMGPTPDPDVFKDFSALIEGPIVSQFNRHFVSDWCFTTGDKPETFKEQLLFRPDNVGDAVMRAVPSGPDMERDTLWERLIIQIQECKEELTVVTPYFLPDSVIMASLAVKAHMGKKITLILPEHSNQKMVDRARYHHLRELKEEGINILFYQPGMVHAKLFIADRKIAMIGSANMDMRSLFVNFEIGLFIQDPEVIVQLQNWADSLVPDCVPFHRSKKARATPGRIFLEDIAHLMMPLL; this is encoded by the coding sequence ATGTTTCTCGATCTCTGGACATTACTTGTTGATGGTGCCAATGACAGCGTTCGTTGGATCTGGGTTTTTCTGACCACTCATTTTGTCACTTTGCTGGGATTTGCCATGGGGCTTCTCGTCATGGGGCAGTTAATTCGTGAGCGGCGCCAGACGAGCAACATCTTTGCCTGGTTCCTGCTTATTGTCTTTATGCCTTTCGTGGGCGCGATTCTCTACTTCCTTTTTGGTGGGACCAAGAGTCGCTTTGTCCTGAAAAACAAATCCCGTGTCCGCAATTATGCCGCTGCTATTGCCGAGAAAGGCCATTCGGATATTGCTCCGGATCCAGCACGCCCTTTCGAGTTCCAGCGGATGGAGGGCAACTCGTTTGAATTGTTGCCGGACAATGTGACTTGTTTTGAAGCTTTGTGCCGTGAAATCGAAAACGCCGAGAAGTCCATCCATGTGATGACTTACATTTTGGGCAATGATGAGGCAGGTCGTCGCGTAGTTGATCTACTGGCTAAACGTGCCAGTGAAGGCATTGAAGTCAAATTGCTCATTGATGCCGTTGGGAGTATGGGGCGGGGAGGGCGCTTTGTTGACCCGATTCGGAAAGCTGGCGGCCGTGCGGTGCGATTCATGCCCGTCATTCCGTTTCATACGAAAACGTCTGCAAATCTGCGTAATCACCGCAAGATGGCTATTTTTGATCGCAAGCGGTTGATCACTGGTGGTCAGAATATCGATACCCGCTTCATGGGACCGACACCAGATCCTGATGTATTTAAGGATTTCTCAGCTTTGATTGAAGGGCCTATTGTTTCCCAGTTTAACCGCCACTTTGTCAGTGACTGGTGTTTCACCACGGGTGATAAACCAGAGACTTTTAAGGAACAACTGCTTTTCAGGCCGGACAATGTCGGCGATGCCGTGATGCGTGCAGTTCCCAGTGGACCTGATATGGAACGGGATACATTGTGGGAACGTCTCATCATCCAGATACAGGAGTGCAAGGAAGAGCTGACGGTTGTGACACCCTATTTCCTGCCCGACTCGGTTATTATGGCCTCGCTTGCGGTCAAGGCGCATATGGGCAAAAAAATCACATTGATCCTGCCCGAACATTCGAACCAGAAAATGGTCGATCGTGCACGCTACCACCACTTGCGTGAGCTTAAGGAGGAGGGTATCAATATACTCTTCTACCAACCGGGCATGGTCCATGCCAAACTTTTCATTGCTGATCGTAAAATCGCCATGATTGGTTCGGCCAATATGGATATGCGTAGCCTGTTTGTGAATTTTGAAATAGGCCTTTTCATTCAAGATCCCGAAGTGATTGTTCAGCTCCAGAACTGGGCAGATTCGCTTGTCCCAGATTGTGTCCCTTTCCATCGTTCGAAGAAGGCAAGGGCAACCCCAGGTCGTATCTTTCTTGAAGATATCGCCCATCTCATGATGCCGTTGCTATAA
- a CDS encoding heme ABC transporter ATP-binding protein, translated as MIAAKNISYAYGTKQVLDDVSLSIEAGTITAIIGPNGAGKSTLLNIMTGAIEASSGSILLDEKSLKSFGAADLACRRAVLPQSSKLGFNFTVREVVEMGRMPHLDRHEKDSGVDIVGLAMEATDISALEERHYLTLSGGERQRVDLARVLAQIWPDKESGSTAYLFLDEPTNNLDISHQHAVLEAGKKMASQGLGVCCVLHDLNLALNYTDCTLLLKQGRVFAQGKTEETMTRKILGEVFGVDVSVIEHEGRKVIATQPQENSI; from the coding sequence ATGATCGCAGCCAAAAATATCTCATATGCCTACGGCACAAAACAGGTGCTTGATGATGTGTCGCTGTCGATCGAAGCCGGAACGATTACCGCCATCATTGGGCCGAATGGCGCAGGAAAAAGCACCTTGTTGAATATCATGACGGGTGCCATCGAAGCGAGTTCAGGAAGCATTTTACTCGATGAAAAATCTTTGAAATCTTTTGGTGCCGCTGACCTGGCCTGTCGACGGGCTGTATTGCCACAGAGTTCAAAACTGGGCTTCAACTTCACGGTGCGAGAAGTGGTTGAAATGGGACGCATGCCCCATCTCGATCGCCATGAAAAAGACAGCGGAGTTGATATCGTCGGACTGGCGATGGAAGCCACCGATATCTCCGCTTTGGAGGAACGACATTACCTCACACTCTCAGGTGGCGAAAGGCAGCGTGTCGACCTTGCCCGCGTCCTGGCCCAAATCTGGCCAGACAAAGAAAGTGGTTCCACGGCTTATCTTTTCCTGGACGAGCCAACTAACAATCTTGATATCAGCCACCAGCATGCCGTCCTGGAAGCTGGAAAAAAAATGGCCTCACAAGGACTGGGCGTTTGTTGTGTCCTGCATGATCTTAACCTCGCGCTCAATTACACCGACTGTACCCTACTCCTGAAACAAGGGCGCGTTTTTGCTCAGGGCAAAACAGAGGAAACCATGACGAGAAAAATCCTGGGTGAAGTATTCGGTGTCGATGTATCCGTGATCGAACATGAAGGTCGAAAAGTCATCGCAACTCAGCCGCAGGAGAATTCGATTTAA
- a CDS encoding iron ABC transporter permease has translation MPIHLNDSSRKLVLLGLAVAMLIGVVVGMIMGPAKVDLGSIGNVFASKVGLSNDTPDPVADAIVWHIRLPRLISAILAGAGLALSGAMLQGLFRNPLADPALIGVSGGAAMGAVVAFVVLPQIGMTGPLIDWFGLPVLAMCGSVGLTFLIYRISLVGGKTHVASMLLTGIAINAISGALIGLAVTIFASDDQLRSFTFWSLGSIAGANWTSVWVIAAIVVPSLFFAIRYAKALNAFLLGEVEAYHLGIEVQQVKRAAIFLSAIMVGVTVAFFGIIGFVGLVIPHIIRISFGPDHRLLLPAGALAGGLALIIADTFARTVIAPAELQIGILTSILGGPFFLGLLISGRRKMAL, from the coding sequence GTGCCTATCCATCTAAATGACAGCTCTCGCAAGCTGGTCCTTCTCGGCTTGGCCGTTGCCATGCTTATAGGCGTTGTAGTGGGCATGATCATGGGCCCGGCAAAAGTGGATCTTGGATCAATTGGAAACGTCTTTGCCTCAAAAGTCGGCTTGTCAAATGATACCCCTGATCCAGTGGCCGATGCAATTGTCTGGCATATTCGCCTGCCACGTTTGATCTCAGCGATTCTCGCTGGAGCAGGGCTGGCACTTTCGGGTGCAATGCTACAGGGCCTCTTCCGCAATCCACTGGCCGACCCGGCATTGATCGGTGTTTCGGGTGGCGCGGCCATGGGGGCCGTTGTGGCATTTGTTGTCTTACCACAGATCGGAATGACCGGGCCACTCATTGACTGGTTTGGCCTGCCGGTCTTAGCCATGTGTGGCTCGGTCGGACTTACCTTTTTGATATACCGTATCTCCCTGGTTGGTGGAAAGACGCATGTTGCATCTATGCTTTTAACCGGGATCGCAATCAACGCAATCAGTGGAGCCTTGATTGGTTTAGCTGTAACCATCTTTGCCAGCGATGATCAATTACGCTCATTCACGTTCTGGAGTCTGGGAAGCATCGCTGGAGCCAACTGGACCTCGGTCTGGGTCATCGCCGCGATTGTTGTGCCCAGTCTCTTTTTCGCCATTCGCTATGCCAAAGCGTTGAATGCATTTTTATTGGGGGAAGTCGAAGCCTACCATCTCGGCATTGAGGTCCAACAGGTCAAAAGAGCCGCCATCTTTCTCAGCGCCATCATGGTTGGCGTGACGGTGGCGTTCTTTGGTATCATAGGTTTTGTTGGCCTCGTCATTCCACACATCATACGGATCAGTTTCGGTCCCGACCACCGATTGCTCTTGCCAGCCGGTGCATTGGCTGGAGGTCTCGCCCTGATTATTGCGGACACCTTCGCCCGCACTGTCATTGCACCAGCCGAGCTTCAAATTGGCATCCTGACTTCCATTCTTGGTGGGCCCTTCTTCCTGGGATTACTCATCTCAGGTCGCCGTAAAATGGCTCTGTAG
- a CDS encoding heme/hemin ABC transporter substrate-binding protein gives MSQSQTKKFIITSVICFLTATYAFSEKQRIVTIGGAATEAVFALGHGDEVIATDLSSTYPPEVRDLPQVGYIRSISPEGILSMKPDLVVATESLGPPAAKDLLKKTGVEILWLPEPNSYQALEASINEVAETLDSENKANAVLAKVKSQIDQAQANSEKWSSPAPRVLFFMRPPNASSPGMAGGNGTRADELIRLAGGTNAANSITGFQPMSAESIIEMNPDIILVALSNGHGGTEASIVELQNLETLAPVAAIQNDAIHGVPLDDIAFGPRLGEAVERWNGLFALRNAD, from the coding sequence ATGTCTCAGTCTCAGACCAAGAAATTCATCATCACATCAGTAATTTGCTTTTTAACAGCAACTTACGCTTTTTCAGAAAAACAAAGGATCGTTACCATCGGCGGAGCCGCGACGGAGGCCGTTTTCGCCCTGGGCCACGGCGATGAGGTGATTGCGACCGATTTATCGAGCACTTATCCACCTGAAGTACGCGATTTACCGCAAGTGGGCTACATTCGCAGCATCTCTCCCGAAGGCATTTTATCGATGAAACCGGATCTGGTTGTCGCAACTGAATCCCTTGGGCCTCCTGCCGCAAAAGACCTACTGAAAAAGACTGGTGTCGAAATTCTCTGGCTTCCTGAGCCCAATAGCTACCAGGCATTGGAGGCTTCCATCAATGAAGTCGCTGAAACATTGGACAGCGAAAACAAAGCCAATGCGGTTCTTGCCAAAGTAAAGAGCCAGATCGATCAGGCGCAGGCCAATTCAGAAAAATGGTCCTCACCTGCCCCGCGAGTCCTATTCTTCATGAGACCACCAAATGCTAGTAGTCCAGGCATGGCTGGCGGAAATGGCACACGAGCTGATGAATTGATACGCCTCGCCGGAGGCACCAATGCGGCAAACAGTATTACCGGCTTTCAGCCAATGTCTGCCGAATCAATCATCGAGATGAACCCGGATATCATTCTGGTTGCGCTCTCCAATGGCCATGGAGGCACCGAAGCATCAATTGTCGAACTGCAGAACCTTGAAACTCTGGCTCCTGTGGCGGCCATTCAGAACGATGCAATCCATGGTGTTCCACTGGACGATATTGCCTTCGGACCACGTTTGGGTGAAGCCGTTGAGCGGTGGAATGGGCTGTTTGCATTGCGGAATGCAGATTGA
- a CDS encoding hemin-degrading factor, producing MSTLTEQTASNLRQRYDELLAEQPKLRIRDAALALQVSEAELVALDCGDSVTRLSVDNWSEFVKELKPLGRVMVLTRNEHCVHEKTGEYENIAAHGGKIGLVTGKVIDLRLFYDEWDLAFAVESKGRDGASLRSFQVFDAAGQAIHKVYLKNETGLDAYQAIVEKYRSIDQSTEQIVGSAPALEEDQPVSEATAKSFLDGWSQLKDTHDFYPLLGKHKVSRLQSMVLAEGRFTQKVSNDTAKRVLELASERGISIMVFVGNEGAIQIHTGPVNKIVGYGEWINVIDPDFNLHLKEPGIVSSWIVEKPTVDGVVHSLEIYDNQGRIIAQFFGARKPGIEERQDWRDLVAELKA from the coding sequence ATGTCAACACTCACTGAACAAACTGCATCGAACTTACGTCAGCGCTATGATGAACTCTTGGCTGAGCAACCCAAGCTCCGCATACGTGATGCTGCTCTTGCTTTGCAAGTTTCCGAGGCAGAGCTTGTGGCTTTGGACTGTGGTGACTCTGTAACACGCCTTTCAGTCGATAATTGGAGCGAATTCGTGAAGGAGTTGAAGCCTCTCGGCCGCGTCATGGTTTTGACCCGTAATGAGCACTGTGTTCACGAGAAGACTGGCGAATATGAGAACATTGCTGCCCATGGTGGCAAGATCGGTCTTGTCACTGGAAAAGTCATCGATCTTCGCCTGTTTTACGATGAATGGGATCTCGCTTTTGCTGTCGAAAGCAAGGGCAGGGATGGTGCTTCTCTCCGTTCTTTTCAAGTTTTTGACGCGGCAGGTCAGGCGATTCATAAAGTTTATCTGAAGAATGAAACCGGACTGGATGCGTATCAGGCTATCGTTGAGAAGTATCGTTCCATTGATCAATCAACAGAGCAGATCGTAGGCTCAGCGCCTGCACTTGAAGAAGATCAACCTGTTAGCGAAGCGACTGCCAAGTCATTTCTGGATGGCTGGTCTCAGCTCAAAGACACGCATGATTTTTACCCGCTTTTGGGCAAACACAAGGTCAGTCGCCTCCAGTCTATGGTTTTGGCGGAAGGCCGTTTTACCCAGAAAGTCTCCAACGATACTGCCAAGCGCGTGCTCGAACTCGCAAGCGAGCGTGGTATCTCAATCATGGTCTTCGTTGGGAACGAAGGTGCGATTCAGATTCACACTGGCCCGGTTAATAAAATCGTGGGCTATGGTGAATGGATCAACGTGATTGACCCTGATTTCAACCTGCACCTTAAGGAACCCGGCATCGTCAGCTCATGGATTGTAGAAAAACCAACCGTCGATGGTGTTGTTCACTCTCTGGAGATATACGACAACCAAGGCCGGATCATTGCTCAATTCTTCGGAGCACGCAAACCTGGTATCGAAGAGCGTCAGGATTGGCGTGACCTTGTTGCTGAACTGAAAGCTTAA
- a CDS encoding InlB B-repeat-containing protein, with the protein MKFRLKFLQVFVVSIFSFSVAQAQTTFFDNTFIEPGFAGGTDTEFADFYPTTYAYTEWDDPFNTPVPDDVNQPDPDDPNNFSDNLDAVLVQNGTSTAFKTSSGGIYSFAESLRFTIYDDPGYNPGQVILQVGSIGSLPDSESAFLYYRETPGGAISEAIPYTNIGFLTDTGSGFTQGLMAWEWDLSGLNVAEYYITFGATGTSMSFQRAMLDTQAGFDAELANAVFLSTNGGFENVGGVTHSLSGGNAQISYDAGQSVELQATANTDWTFLRWSGATESTSATTTVTMPDGNLSATAIFAPQNYAAWSEDAIRPGQFGGNPLVNGVSGADPNFNGLINVLEYALGGSPENNDDLSMVVPQSDITADGRFVTLSYRRQPVATDLTYRVLVSSDLVTWNYNGDGGGPYYSESISTTYDEDGMQTVTVTDLTDLDTLSPSRIRLMRLEVILN; encoded by the coding sequence ATGAAATTTCGGCTAAAGTTTCTTCAAGTATTTGTTGTCTCGATTTTTTCCTTTTCTGTAGCGCAGGCACAAACCACGTTTTTTGACAATACCTTCATCGAGCCCGGCTTTGCCGGAGGAACAGATACGGAATTCGCCGACTTCTACCCAACGACTTATGCCTACACGGAGTGGGACGATCCATTTAACACACCGGTCCCTGATGATGTGAATCAGCCCGATCCGGACGATCCCAATAATTTTAGTGACAACCTGGATGCGGTTCTTGTTCAAAACGGAACCTCGACAGCATTTAAGACTTCGTCAGGCGGGATTTACAGTTTTGCGGAATCATTGAGATTCACTATTTATGATGATCCGGGCTACAATCCGGGACAAGTGATTCTTCAGGTCGGTAGCATTGGAAGTCTTCCTGATTCCGAGAGTGCTTTTCTTTATTATCGCGAGACACCGGGCGGTGCGATTTCCGAAGCGATACCTTATACAAATATCGGCTTTCTTACCGATACCGGCAGCGGCTTTACCCAGGGTCTGATGGCGTGGGAGTGGGATTTAAGCGGTCTCAATGTCGCGGAATACTACATAACTTTTGGGGCTACGGGAACCAGTATGAGCTTTCAGCGTGCGATGTTGGATACACAGGCAGGCTTTGATGCGGAATTGGCCAATGCTGTATTTCTAAGTACTAATGGGGGCTTTGAAAATGTGGGTGGAGTCACCCACTCCCTGTCTGGCGGGAATGCACAAATTTCCTATGATGCTGGCCAATCCGTAGAGTTGCAGGCGACAGCGAATACCGACTGGACATTTCTCCGCTGGTCGGGGGCGACTGAGTCAACCAGCGCAACCACAACCGTTACTATGCCGGATGGAAATCTCAGCGCAACCGCGATTTTTGCACCGCAAAATTATGCTGCATGGAGCGAAGATGCCATCAGACCAGGCCAGTTTGGCGGAAATCCGCTTGTCAATGGTGTGTCTGGTGCCGACCCGAATTTCAATGGTTTGATCAATGTGCTTGAATATGCACTTGGTGGTAGCCCTGAGAATAACGATGACCTTTCGATGGTTGTACCTCAATCGGATATCACTGCTGATGGGCGTTTTGTTACTTTGAGCTATCGTCGCCAGCCGGTCGCCACAGATCTGACTTATCGCGTTCTCGTAAGCAGTGATCTGGTCACCTGGAACTATAACGGTGATGGCGGCGGCCCATACTACAGCGAATCCATTTCAACAACCTATGATGAAGACGGCATGCAGACCGTCACTGTTACTGATCTCACCGATCTTGATACCCTGTCCCCCAGTAGAATTCGTTTAATGCGTCTTGAAGTGATACTGAATTGA
- a CDS encoding prepilin-type N-terminal cleavage/methylation domain-containing protein: MKRDKKICCNHKGMTLIELLAGIAIVGVLGTIVYAASASALSQADAVSESATARQMVTAFLLYPQDNGGSFPRGKGVEQRPIEGFGGNVFGSGEPTAMRWPWKVAGMMDGGARGLFTDVHQPIYHHMSQRDNEYHVSLIPSLGLNYVLVGGNYENGTVSPEAVDRQGRGDRTGTPRYPFDYCVTRLDTAYQPGKLIVFVSTFSFLLPTGWTGDESTTGYYIAEPPKSPSGANWGNYNEEIPASMGHVHLRHNDKAVVAHLDGSVAMLNEDELRDMTRWSNQAAKFNDPNFSNWKQR; encoded by the coding sequence ATGAAAAGGGATAAAAAGATTTGCTGCAATCACAAGGGGATGACCTTGATTGAGTTGCTTGCGGGCATTGCGATTGTCGGTGTGCTTGGCACGATCGTTTATGCTGCCAGTGCGAGCGCGCTTAGTCAGGCGGATGCGGTTAGTGAAAGTGCGACTGCTCGCCAGATGGTCACTGCCTTTCTGCTTTATCCGCAGGATAATGGTGGTAGTTTTCCAAGAGGAAAGGGAGTGGAGCAACGACCGATCGAAGGTTTCGGAGGTAATGTCTTTGGCTCCGGGGAACCTACAGCCATGCGGTGGCCATGGAAAGTTGCCGGGATGATGGACGGTGGAGCCCGCGGTCTTTTTACTGATGTGCATCAGCCAATATATCATCATATGTCTCAAAGAGACAATGAATACCATGTGAGTTTGATTCCCTCACTGGGGCTTAACTATGTGCTCGTTGGGGGCAATTATGAAAATGGCACGGTTTCGCCTGAAGCAGTTGATCGTCAAGGACGTGGCGACAGAACGGGGACACCAAGGTATCCTTTCGATTATTGTGTTACGCGTTTGGACACGGCTTATCAGCCGGGCAAGTTGATTGTATTCGTTTCGACTTTCAGCTTCCTGTTGCCAACAGGTTGGACAGGTGACGAAAGTACTACAGGATACTACATCGCAGAACCGCCAAAGAGTCCATCTGGTGCAAATTGGGGAAACTATAACGAGGAAATACCAGCCAGCATGGGCCATGTGCACCTTCGTCATAACGACAAGGCAGTGGTTGCGCATCTCGATGGCAGTGTGGCAATGCTTAACGAAGACGAACTCCGAGACATGACGCGCTGGTCAAATCAAGCGGCGAAGTTTAACGACCCGAACTTTAGTAATTGGAAGCAGCGGTGA
- a CDS encoding SGNH/GDSL hydrolase family protein yields the protein MRIIKLLLLAAMTAMIPMAKADVPVFKKGDRVTFIGDSITHGGSYHSNLYLFYATRFPDESFVVYNCGISGDTAPGTNKRFEADVAAHEPNVATIMLGMNDAWGWCFSEGEPTEKMLKGRENAYETYTREMDQLAASLDEMGTKIIFIKPSIYDQTAQLEQENLIGKNDLLGRFSEYIDVLAEKYDGTIVDFYTLMNEVNQELQKEDPTATVVGRDRVHPGAQGHFVMSYAFLEAQDMPQLVSSVELDAASGKIVKLENCTIDPNAEISSNRIAFTCLENALPFPVTGGRIEALDWVPFQETFNQKILKIDNLKPGPYELTIDDISIGTYSSDELGKGINLSDNTATPQYQQALEVKAVNDQRLAAISKLRAIALTRYNMINKMDPPISEDDYEALKAALETQVEKSKGKPWYGYIKNQTKAYLESAPHEEELKTEEEEQMAEMWTINQPKPHRWIITPANK from the coding sequence ATGCGCATAATAAAGTTATTATTACTCGCCGCGATGACGGCGATGATCCCGATGGCGAAAGCCGATGTTCCAGTTTTTAAAAAAGGCGATCGGGTTACTTTTATTGGCGATTCCATTACACATGGTGGCAGTTATCACTCCAACCTGTATTTGTTTTATGCCACGCGCTTTCCTGACGAATCATTTGTTGTCTACAATTGTGGTATCTCTGGCGACACCGCTCCGGGCACGAACAAACGCTTTGAAGCGGATGTTGCGGCTCATGAGCCGAATGTCGCCACTATTATGCTCGGGATGAATGATGCATGGGGTTGGTGCTTTAGTGAAGGTGAACCAACAGAGAAGATGCTGAAGGGACGTGAGAATGCTTACGAAACCTACACAAGAGAAATGGATCAGCTGGCAGCCTCACTCGACGAAATGGGCACCAAGATCATCTTCATCAAACCTTCCATCTACGATCAAACAGCTCAACTTGAACAGGAAAACTTGATCGGTAAGAATGACCTGCTTGGCCGGTTCAGTGAATATATTGACGTATTGGCAGAGAAGTACGACGGCACGATTGTTGACTTCTACACCCTGATGAATGAAGTGAACCAAGAGCTTCAAAAAGAAGATCCGACAGCAACAGTCGTTGGACGGGATCGAGTCCACCCGGGAGCACAAGGCCATTTCGTCATGTCCTATGCATTCCTGGAAGCTCAGGATATGCCGCAGTTGGTTTCTTCAGTCGAACTCGACGCAGCTTCCGGCAAAATCGTAAAATTGGAGAACTGCACCATCGATCCGAATGCTGAAATCTCAAGCAACAGAATCGCTTTCACATGCCTTGAAAACGCCCTGCCCTTCCCAGTAACCGGAGGGCGAATCGAAGCGCTTGATTGGGTTCCGTTTCAAGAAACGTTTAATCAGAAAATCCTCAAAATCGACAACCTGAAACCCGGCCCCTACGAACTGACAATTGATGATATTTCCATTGGGACTTATTCTTCAGATGAATTAGGTAAAGGCATAAATCTGTCTGACAATACAGCGACTCCCCAATACCAGCAAGCCCTTGAAGTCAAAGCCGTCAATGATCAGCGGCTCGCAGCAATTAGTAAGCTACGTGCCATCGCGCTCACGCGTTACAACATGATCAACAAGATGGACCCGCCTATATCAGAAGACGATTATGAAGCACTCAAAGCAGCCCTCGAAACTCAAGTAGAGAAATCAAAAGGCAAACCCTGGTATGGCTATATTAAAAACCAGACTAAAGCCTATTTGGAGTCAGCCCCTCATGAGGAAGAGCTAAAGACTGAAGAGGAAGAGCAGATGGCAGAGATGTGGACAATTAATCAGCCCAAACCGCATCGCTGGATAATCACACCGGCAAACAAATAG